The following proteins come from a genomic window of Halorubrum lacusprofundi ATCC 49239:
- a CDS encoding poly-gamma-glutamate biosynthesis protein PgsC/CapC: MLIATAVLLCGLVAGTIAAQLYGLRLGGVLIVPLVAVYLLRSFGTFPVFVLSTVAAYASISYIKTRLPLYGRQLFVLSIFIGALVPVTIVELLVAGVGAETAITDVEFLGSVLPGIAAYNFHRLDTEQRVLDGVVSLAVLLFLVVVGIGLTFLVGLSPLAGTLPPLLLAPESDIALAFGLTVDRPPLPVITSNSLSLVLVLAGMAIAELVRFRYQLRVAGIIVVPLVVLITFRNGMLLPVWMLATVGAYGSIQLVHWWTLLYGRVLLAFGIIVSILTTVSLVSVVPVIHGVLPFFVGLLGGVTAYNIHVVPPRERPATIAVIAGTLVTVGFIARLLVTPPPTGLLTEVTVQQLQLGAVIVLLALAVLANLERIEPPQSVSNPTEPMDHCQAGEEVTD; this comes from the coding sequence ATGCTCATTGCAACAGCCGTACTGCTCTGTGGGTTAGTTGCTGGTACCATCGCCGCACAGCTGTATGGTCTCAGACTCGGTGGTGTCCTCATCGTCCCGCTCGTTGCGGTGTACCTCCTGCGGAGCTTCGGGACCTTCCCGGTGTTCGTCCTCAGCACAGTAGCAGCATACGCCTCGATCAGCTACATCAAAACTCGACTCCCGTTGTACGGCCGCCAGCTGTTCGTCCTCTCTATTTTCATCGGGGCGCTCGTTCCGGTCACTATCGTCGAACTACTCGTGGCTGGGGTTGGTGCCGAGACAGCGATTACAGATGTCGAGTTCCTCGGAAGTGTGCTCCCCGGCATCGCCGCCTACAACTTCCACCGTCTCGACACTGAGCAGCGAGTGCTCGATGGCGTCGTCAGTCTGGCAGTGCTGTTGTTCCTGGTCGTCGTCGGGATCGGGCTCACGTTCCTCGTCGGTCTCTCACCGCTGGCCGGGACGCTTCCACCGCTGCTGCTCGCCCCGGAGTCGGATATTGCGCTCGCCTTCGGGCTGACGGTCGACCGGCCACCGCTTCCAGTGATCACATCAAACAGTCTCTCGCTTGTCCTCGTCCTCGCCGGGATGGCCATCGCAGAGCTGGTTCGGTTCCGGTACCAGCTTCGTGTCGCCGGGATCATCGTCGTCCCGCTTGTCGTCCTCATCACCTTCCGTAACGGAATGTTACTGCCGGTGTGGATGCTCGCCACCGTTGGGGCCTACGGTAGTATCCAGCTCGTCCACTGGTGGACACTCCTCTACGGACGCGTGTTGCTGGCGTTTGGCATCATCGTGAGCATACTCACGACAGTCTCGTTGGTGTCTGTTGTTCCAGTCATTCACGGCGTGCTCCCCTTCTTTGTCGGCCTGCTTGGCGGCGTCACCGCGTACAACATTCACGTGGTTCCACCCAGAGAGCGACCGGCAACTATCGCAGTGATCGCCGGGACGCTCGTGACAGTCGGCTTCATTGCCCGGCTGCTCGTGACCCCACCGCCGACTGGCCTCCTGACGGAGGTAACCGTCCAACAGCTCCAGCTCGGCGCTGTCATCGTACTACTGGCTCTCGCTGTGCTGGCCAATCTAGAACGAATCGAGCCGCCACAGTCAGTGTCAAATCCCACCGAACCGATGGACCACTGTCAGGCTGGAGAGGAGGTGACTGACTGA
- a CDS encoding transposase: MATETLALFEHLEFDFLEEFDVFAPARRGRTRDHHPPALFRAFLHCYYKNVYGIRPVTRELQNTVVWLSCGFDRPPSRDAVDRFLTDLEHVVDEVFDRLVEQAACRGLLDLTYSIDSTDVRTMPADQDASKGYDPTAEEYYHGYGCTIVSTGQKIPIAAEFTESKQAPEETAMRVTCDALAVEKPIWMLGDSAYDTLGWHDHLLAAGVVPVAPYNARNTDDPKDIEYRVEARIDEHSEDVQLKQSTLDETYNRRSGVERTNDAVKDCGLGHVRARGRVHARAQVFLALCLRLVIAITNDERGDNPGSTVITL; encoded by the coding sequence ATGGCGACCGAGACGCTCGCGTTGTTCGAGCATCTTGAGTTCGACTTTCTCGAAGAATTCGATGTGTTCGCCCCCGCTCGCCGGGGGCGAACACGAGATCATCACCCACCAGCACTCTTCCGAGCGTTCCTGCACTGCTACTACAAGAACGTCTACGGCATCCGTCCAGTCACGCGAGAACTCCAGAACACGGTCGTCTGGCTCAGCTGTGGCTTCGATCGACCGCCGTCGAGAGACGCGGTCGATCGCTTCCTCACCGACCTCGAACACGTCGTCGACGAGGTCTTCGACCGCCTCGTCGAGCAGGCCGCCTGCCGCGGCCTGCTCGACTTGACCTACTCCATCGATTCCACCGACGTGAGGACGATGCCCGCCGACCAAGACGCGTCGAAAGGCTACGATCCAACCGCCGAAGAGTACTACCACGGCTACGGCTGTACGATCGTCTCGACCGGGCAAAAGATCCCGATTGCCGCGGAGTTCACCGAGAGCAAGCAAGCGCCAGAGGAGACGGCGATGCGCGTCACGTGTGACGCGCTCGCCGTCGAGAAACCGATCTGGATGCTTGGAGACAGCGCCTACGACACGCTCGGCTGGCACGACCACCTGCTGGCCGCAGGGGTCGTGCCAGTCGCTCCGTACAACGCACGAAACACCGACGATCCGAAAGACATCGAGTACAGGGTCGAAGCCCGCATCGACGAACACAGCGAGGACGTTCAGCTGAAGCAATCGACGCTAGACGAGACGTACAACCGCCGGAGTGGAGTCGAACGAACCAACGACGCCGTCAAGGACTGCGGCCTCGGGCACGTTCGCGCCCGAGGCCGCGTCCACGCACGAGCACAAGTGTTCCTCGCGCTGTGCCTTCGTCTCGTTATTGCGATCACCAACGACGAACGCGGAGACAATCCAGGAAGCACCGTCATCACGCTATGA
- a CDS encoding aldehyde dehydrogenase family protein, protein MSVDDQSQTPSERKSAIKKRHEQAASEVLPDHRELYIGGEWVQSASGETFTTVDPTTGETLAEVEAGNGEDIDRAVDAAWEAYDEVYSSYSSAERQAMLEAIADRIENNADEFARLESLDNGKPITEARIDIELVVDHFRYFAGIARAHEGRTVDTDDSRHVQTIEEPYGVVGQIIPWNFPLLMAAWKLGPALSAGNTVVLKPAEETPLSVLKLMEEADDVIPDGVVNIVTGFGPDAGEPLSNHSGIRKLAFTGSTEIGSKVMKSAADNITDITLELGGKSPLVVFPDADLEQAVQTTITAIFFNTGECCCAGSRLFVHEDIKDEFLDELAAAAEDLTVDDPLLDATDLGPKVTAEQVERTMSYIEEAEQSGAAFVTGGSQPDDEALSDGCFVAPTLIDNIDHDSKAVQEEIFGPVQEVFSWSDYDEMIELANDVDYGLAAGVITENLTKAHQCAKDIEAGNIWINTYNDFPAGQPFGGYKQSGIGREIGQDAVDHYTQTKTINISLS, encoded by the coding sequence ATGTCAGTTGATGACCAATCACAGACACCATCGGAGCGTAAATCCGCGATTAAAAAGCGTCACGAGCAGGCCGCAAGCGAGGTGCTACCCGACCATCGAGAACTCTACATCGGCGGTGAGTGGGTCCAGAGTGCCTCCGGCGAGACGTTCACAACAGTCGACCCGACAACCGGTGAGACACTCGCCGAGGTAGAGGCAGGCAACGGCGAGGACATCGACCGCGCGGTCGACGCGGCCTGGGAGGCCTACGATGAGGTGTACAGCTCCTATTCGAGTGCCGAACGACAGGCGATGCTCGAAGCGATTGCCGACCGTATCGAGAACAACGCAGACGAGTTCGCCCGACTGGAGTCCCTCGACAATGGGAAACCAATTACCGAGGCCCGCATCGATATCGAACTCGTCGTCGACCACTTCCGCTATTTCGCGGGCATCGCTCGGGCCCACGAGGGACGGACGGTCGACACTGACGACAGTCGACACGTCCAAACCATCGAAGAACCCTACGGCGTCGTCGGCCAAATTATTCCGTGGAATTTCCCGCTTTTAATGGCTGCCTGGAAACTCGGCCCTGCGCTGTCGGCTGGCAACACAGTCGTCCTCAAACCGGCCGAGGAAACACCCCTTTCCGTTCTCAAACTGATGGAGGAGGCCGACGACGTGATCCCAGACGGTGTCGTCAACATCGTCACCGGGTTCGGTCCCGATGCTGGCGAACCGCTTTCGAACCACAGCGGCATCCGGAAACTCGCCTTTACCGGGTCGACCGAAATCGGCAGCAAGGTGATGAAAAGCGCCGCCGACAACATCACCGACATCACGCTCGAACTGGGTGGCAAAAGCCCGCTCGTCGTGTTCCCCGATGCGGACTTAGAGCAGGCAGTCCAGACCACGATCACCGCCATCTTCTTCAATACCGGCGAGTGCTGCTGTGCGGGTTCACGACTCTTTGTCCACGAAGACATCAAAGATGAGTTCCTCGACGAACTCGCGGCGGCCGCCGAAGATCTGACCGTCGACGATCCACTGCTGGATGCGACTGATCTCGGCCCGAAGGTGACCGCTGAACAGGTCGAACGAACCATGAGCTACATCGAAGAGGCCGAACAGTCCGGGGCGGCCTTTGTCACCGGCGGCAGCCAGCCCGACGACGAAGCCCTGTCGGACGGCTGTTTCGTTGCGCCAACACTGATCGATAACATCGATCACGACAGTAAGGCCGTCCAAGAGGAGATTTTCGGCCCCGTCCAAGAGGTGTTCTCGTGGAGCGACTACGACGAGATGATCGAGTTGGCGAACGATGTCGACTACGGGCTCGCAGCTGGCGTGATCACCGAGAACCTCACGAAGGCCCACCAGTGTGCCAAAGACATCGAGGCCGGCAACATCTGGATCAACACGTACAACGACTTCCCAGCTGGCCAGCCGTTCGGCGGCTACAAGCAATCAGGAATCGGCCGTGAAATCGGTCAAGACGCCGTCGACCACTACACTCAGACCAAGACGATCAACATCAGTCTCAGCTAA
- a CDS encoding RNA-guided endonuclease InsQ/TnpB family protein yields the protein MHYTYRFRLDPTPEQRELLDHHRDTCRQLYNHALNEFKQIPKSAGTLNQRVRQVRDQLTSLKDWWDELNDVYSTVAQAAVMRIEDSIKALSQLKQNGYNVGSLNWKAPKDFRSFTYIQSGFEFDSKNGQPVLSLSKLADIPLIKHRAIPDAETVKEITIKKESTGEWFASFTVGDKETPEKPTDPDRCVGIDVGILKYAHDTDGTAVESLDLSDERERLERAQHDLSQKERGSANWERQRQVVAERHADLKRKRRDFLHKLSNYYATEYDLVAVEGLDAKELVELPGNSRNRAGAAWGTFLRMLEYKCEREGTHFAEVDPRNTTKACASCGVKTDKPLWVREHSCPSCGFEADRDANAAWNILSRGLKNIGVVHSESTPVETALPTDTVVSAKRVIETGSPITRSQRLRVSSQNSESSDDTLKERTASAVSE from the coding sequence ATGCACTACACCTACAGATTTCGGCTTGATCCCACGCCTGAACAGCGTGAACTGTTGGATCATCACCGAGATACCTGTAGGCAACTCTACAACCACGCACTCAACGAATTCAAGCAAATTCCCAAATCGGCGGGTACACTTAACCAACGAGTGCGACAAGTACGCGATCAGCTCACCAGCCTCAAAGACTGGTGGGATGAGCTGAACGATGTCTATTCAACGGTCGCACAAGCTGCTGTCATGCGTATCGAAGACAGCATCAAAGCCCTCTCTCAGTTGAAGCAGAACGGCTACAACGTGGGCAGTCTCAATTGGAAGGCCCCCAAGGATTTCCGTAGTTTCACCTACATACAGTCTGGCTTCGAGTTCGATAGTAAGAACGGCCAACCCGTACTGTCGCTGTCGAAACTTGCGGATATTCCCCTCATCAAACACCGCGCAATTCCTGACGCCGAGACTGTCAAAGAAATCACGATTAAGAAGGAGTCAACCGGTGAATGGTTCGCTTCATTCACCGTCGGCGATAAAGAGACTCCTGAGAAACCGACCGACCCAGATCGATGTGTCGGGATTGACGTTGGCATCTTGAAGTACGCCCATGACACAGACGGCACCGCCGTCGAATCGCTCGACTTATCTGACGAACGCGAGCGGTTGGAACGCGCACAGCATGATCTTTCGCAGAAGGAACGCGGTTCCGCGAATTGGGAGAGACAACGGCAAGTTGTGGCCGAGCGCCACGCCGATCTCAAGCGAAAGCGTCGTGACTTCCTTCACAAACTCTCGAACTACTACGCCACCGAATACGACCTCGTAGCGGTCGAAGGCCTCGACGCGAAGGAGTTGGTCGAACTCCCCGGAAACTCACGGAATCGGGCGGGAGCGGCGTGGGGAACGTTCCTTCGAATGCTTGAGTACAAGTGCGAACGCGAAGGAACACACTTTGCCGAAGTCGATCCAAGGAACACGACGAAAGCGTGCGCGTCTTGCGGCGTCAAGACGGACAAGCCGTTGTGGGTTCGTGAACACTCGTGTCCCTCGTGTGGGTTTGAGGCGGACAGGGACGCGAACGCAGCGTGGAACATTCTTTCTCGCGGTCTTAAAAATATAGGAGTGGTTCACTCCGAATCAACGCCTGTGGAGACTGCGCTCCCTACGGACACCGTTGTGTCTGCAAAGCGCGTCATCGAAACAGGAAGCCCCATCACCAGAAGTCAAAGACTTCGGGTTAGCAGTCAGAACTCGGAGAGTTCTGACGACACCCTCAAGGAGCGAACGGCGTCAGCCGTGAGCGAGTAG
- a CDS encoding heavy metal translocating P-type ATPase, whose amino-acid sequence METRTAHLDVTGMTCANCSGTVGDALESLDGVIEANANFATDEGSVEYDPDEVSLAEIYETIEDAGYGAVSDTVTIGISDMTCANCVQTNETALEDTPGVIAAEANFATDEAQVRYNPADTSLDALYDAIEDAGYSPVREDSDSGESGEDARDTARQGEIRKQLRLTLFGAILSAPMLFFLAEKFLLGGGILPETVFGVEFGWVEFLLATPVQVVLGWPFYKNSYNALVNNRRANMDVLIALGSSTAYFYSVAVLAGLIAGSLYFDTAALILVFITLGNYLEARSKGQAGDALRKLLEMEAETATLVDEDGIEVEVPLEDVTVGDRMKVRPGEQIPTDGVVIDGQSAVDESMVTGESVPVEKGEGDEVVGSTINENGVLVVEATKVGADTALQQIVQTVKEAQSRQPDIQNLADRISAYFVPAVIANAVLWGVVWYLLPATLADFVEVIPLWGLVAGGPVAAGGVSVFEFALIVFASSVLIACPCALGLATPAATMVGTTIGAQNGVLFKGGDILERAKDVDTVVFDKTGTLTKGEMELTDVVVFDGDGQPITDGGQLTGRDRLSENDVLRLAATAESGSEHPLARAIVDGARDRGIDVSDPDDFENVPGHGIRATVGDSEVLVGNRKFLRDNGIDPSPAQETMERLENEGKTAMLVARVPAGTDEGELVGVVADADTVKESAKDAVSQLQERGVDVMMITGDNERTARAVAEQVGIDPENVHAEVLPEDKSDAVEAIQDEGRKAMMVGDGVNDAPALAVAYVGTAIGSGTDVAIEAADVTLMRDDPLDVVKAIRISDATLQKIKQNLVWALGYNTAMIPLASLGLLQPVLAAGAMAFSSVSVLSNSLLFRRYTPDHDYELLGRLR is encoded by the coding sequence ATGGAAACACGCACAGCACATCTCGACGTCACGGGGATGACTTGTGCCAACTGCTCGGGGACAGTTGGCGACGCCTTGGAGTCACTCGACGGCGTCATCGAAGCGAACGCCAATTTCGCCACGGACGAAGGCTCCGTCGAGTACGACCCTGACGAGGTATCGCTTGCAGAGATCTACGAGACGATCGAGGACGCCGGCTACGGTGCGGTGTCTGACACGGTGACCATCGGCATCTCCGATATGACCTGTGCCAACTGTGTGCAGACGAACGAGACCGCACTCGAGGACACGCCAGGTGTCATCGCGGCCGAGGCGAACTTCGCCACCGACGAAGCGCAGGTCAGGTACAACCCCGCGGACACGTCACTCGACGCGCTCTACGACGCTATCGAGGACGCTGGTTACTCGCCGGTCCGTGAAGACAGCGACAGCGGTGAATCGGGTGAAGATGCTCGAGACACTGCACGACAGGGTGAGATTCGAAAACAGCTCCGTCTGACACTATTCGGAGCCATACTGTCGGCCCCGATGCTGTTTTTCCTCGCAGAGAAGTTTCTGCTCGGCGGGGGAATTCTCCCGGAGACGGTCTTCGGCGTCGAATTCGGGTGGGTCGAATTCCTGTTGGCGACACCCGTTCAGGTCGTGCTCGGCTGGCCGTTCTACAAGAACTCGTACAACGCGCTGGTCAACAACAGGCGCGCCAACATGGACGTTCTCATCGCACTGGGTTCGTCCACTGCGTATTTCTACTCAGTCGCGGTACTTGCCGGATTGATCGCGGGGAGTTTGTACTTCGACACTGCCGCGCTGATCCTCGTGTTCATCACGCTCGGCAACTATCTCGAAGCCCGCTCGAAAGGGCAGGCAGGTGACGCCCTTCGGAAACTCCTCGAAATGGAGGCCGAGACGGCCACCCTCGTCGACGAGGACGGTATCGAAGTGGAAGTGCCACTGGAGGATGTCACCGTGGGCGACCGCATGAAGGTCCGTCCCGGCGAACAGATCCCGACCGACGGCGTCGTCATCGACGGGCAGAGCGCTGTTGACGAGTCGATGGTCACCGGCGAGTCCGTCCCCGTCGAGAAAGGTGAGGGCGACGAGGTCGTCGGGTCCACCATTAACGAGAACGGTGTCCTCGTCGTTGAGGCGACGAAGGTCGGTGCGGACACGGCGCTCCAGCAGATCGTCCAGACAGTCAAGGAAGCCCAGTCCCGCCAGCCAGACATCCAGAATCTCGCCGACCGCATCTCGGCGTACTTCGTCCCAGCGGTCATCGCGAACGCGGTCCTCTGGGGCGTCGTCTGGTACCTCCTCCCCGCGACTCTTGCGGACTTCGTCGAGGTAATCCCGCTGTGGGGACTCGTCGCAGGTGGCCCCGTCGCCGCAGGAGGGGTCTCAGTCTTCGAGTTCGCGCTCATCGTCTTCGCGTCGTCCGTGTTGATCGCCTGTCCCTGTGCGCTGGGGTTAGCGACGCCTGCGGCAACGATGGTTGGGACGACGATCGGTGCCCAGAACGGCGTTCTGTTCAAGGGTGGTGACATCCTCGAACGCGCGAAAGACGTCGACACGGTCGTCTTCGACAAGACGGGCACGCTGACGAAAGGCGAGATGGAACTGACAGACGTCGTCGTCTTCGACGGTGACGGTCAGCCGATCACAGACGGCGGCCAACTAACCGGACGTGACCGTCTCAGCGAAAACGACGTGTTGCGGCTCGCAGCCACGGCCGAGAGCGGGAGCGAACACCCCCTCGCCCGGGCCATCGTCGACGGAGCCAGAGATCGCGGCATCGACGTGAGCGACCCCGACGACTTCGAAAACGTCCCCGGCCACGGCATCCGCGCAACCGTCGGCGACAGCGAGGTGCTGGTCGGTAACCGAAAGTTCCTCCGCGATAACGGGATCGACCCCTCGCCCGCTCAGGAAACGATGGAGCGCCTCGAGAACGAGGGGAAGACGGCGATGCTCGTCGCCCGCGTGCCCGCTGGCACGGACGAGGGCGAACTCGTCGGTGTGGTCGCTGACGCCGACACGGTCAAAGAAAGCGCGAAGGACGCTGTGAGCCAGCTGCAGGAGCGCGGCGTCGACGTGATGATGATCACCGGCGACAACGAGCGGACCGCTCGTGCCGTCGCCGAGCAGGTCGGGATCGACCCCGAGAATGTCCACGCTGAGGTGCTCCCCGAGGACAAGTCTGATGCCGTCGAGGCCATCCAGGATGAAGGCCGCAAGGCAATGATGGTCGGGGACGGTGTCAACGATGCACCAGCGCTCGCGGTCGCGTACGTCGGAACCGCGATCGGGAGCGGGACGGACGTCGCCATCGAAGCGGCGGACGTGACGCTGATGCGCGACGACCCGCTGGACGTGGTGAAGGCCATCCGCATCTCGGACGCGACACTCCAGAAGATCAAGCAGAACCTCGTGTGGGCGCTTGGTTACAACACGGCGATGATCCCGTTGGCTTCACTCGGGCTGCTTCAGCCCGTCCTCGCCGCCGGCGCGATGGCCTTCTCGAGTGTGTCGGTGCTGTCGAACAGTCTACTGTTCCGTCGGTACACTCCGGATCACGATTACGAGCTCCTCGGCCGCCTCCGGTGA
- a CDS encoding zinc-dependent alcohol dehydrogenase family protein — MQAVLLESFQEPLTVQDVDRPEPDPDGAVAEVIGCGVCRSDWHCWQGDWDWFGYRPDPPHVLGHEPTGRIVATGEDVESIEEGQEVAIPFNFACGSCDMCRNGRENICENHIGLGFMNQAPGAFAEEVHIPNADINAVPLPDSIDAEAAAGCGCRFMTSFHAMAHRAPVSAGDDVVIHGCGGIGLSAVHIANALGGNVIGVDLMDEKLDKAEELGAVDTVNAREVDDAAAEVHDITNGGADVSADALGIATTCRNAVNSLRKGGTHVQIGLTTSEEEGMVSLPTDEIVAKEIEFKGSLGLQPSRYSEMLDMIESGKLDPTTLVEKKIDIHSVPDELAAMSDYDTLGIPVCNEFSS; from the coding sequence ATGCAAGCAGTACTCCTTGAGAGCTTCCAAGAACCGTTGACGGTCCAAGACGTCGACCGACCGGAACCCGACCCCGACGGCGCCGTCGCCGAGGTCATCGGCTGTGGCGTCTGTCGCTCGGACTGGCATTGCTGGCAGGGCGATTGGGACTGGTTCGGCTACCGCCCCGATCCGCCACACGTGCTCGGTCACGAACCAACCGGTCGCATCGTCGCTACCGGCGAGGACGTTGAGAGCATCGAAGAGGGACAAGAGGTCGCCATCCCGTTCAACTTCGCCTGTGGCAGCTGCGATATGTGTCGCAACGGCCGCGAGAACATCTGTGAGAACCACATCGGCCTCGGGTTTATGAATCAGGCTCCCGGCGCGTTCGCCGAAGAAGTCCACATCCCCAACGCCGATATCAACGCAGTCCCGCTGCCCGACAGCATCGATGCCGAAGCCGCCGCCGGCTGTGGCTGTCGGTTCATGACCTCATTCCACGCAATGGCCCACAGAGCTCCGGTTAGCGCTGGCGACGACGTCGTCATCCACGGCTGTGGCGGGATCGGCCTCTCGGCGGTCCACATCGCCAACGCACTCGGTGGGAACGTCATCGGCGTCGACCTGATGGACGAGAAACTGGACAAGGCCGAGGAACTCGGTGCTGTCGACACTGTCAACGCTAGGGAGGTCGACGATGCCGCGGCCGAAGTCCACGATATCACCAACGGTGGCGCGGACGTTTCGGCCGATGCGTTGGGTATTGCAACCACCTGCCGGAACGCGGTGAACAGTCTCCGCAAAGGTGGCACCCACGTCCAGATCGGGCTGACCACCTCCGAAGAGGAGGGGATGGTGTCGCTGCCGACCGACGAAATCGTCGCCAAGGAAATCGAGTTTAAGGGATCACTCGGCCTCCAGCCCTCCCGATACAGCGAGATGCTGGATATGATCGAGTCCGGCAAACTCGATCCGACAACGCTTGTCGAGAAGAAGATCGACATCCACAGTGTGCCGGACGAACTGGCCGCCATGAGCGACTACGACACGCTCGGCATTCCCGTCTGCAACGAGTTCAGTAGCTAA
- a CDS encoding Mur ligase family protein codes for MWSSRQTVKKQALDGLRTVASGVVEALGAGPAHRRRLDEIDTRIVVSGVRGKSSVANWLHEQFVSRGYDTYTKITGSDAQVRYNDTVSEIEREQQVRLYENERELARFDSIDVAIVENQGIRPYTTRLVNEQFVDPDLVFLTNVREDHLDTLGRDRTQIARSLTRAVPQGTSVVCAEQYKPLREYIQTELERRDAPVTFVDPPSGTESVPGSECVYGLNDVLAAVGEPPVPTQEIQDRIDTLRPSWQQLPGGRVYNAAAVNDVQSTELVRQSLVEDRETVIEPVLNLRWDRRGRTVSFIRYLDDLYESGAVEQTHIVGDDQQLFETTASLPVVRHDTETESPAAVLDDAVASGRPVVLMGNTVTAFMEAMAREIESRAGTDSDAPEATTAPETA; via the coding sequence ATGTGGTCGAGCCGCCAAACAGTGAAAAAGCAGGCACTCGACGGACTCCGCACTGTCGCCAGCGGTGTTGTCGAGGCACTTGGTGCCGGTCCCGCCCACCGTCGGCGGCTCGATGAGATCGATACCCGAATCGTCGTCAGTGGTGTCCGCGGGAAGTCATCGGTGGCCAACTGGCTGCACGAACAGTTCGTCAGCCGCGGCTACGACACCTACACCAAGATAACCGGATCCGATGCACAGGTTCGCTACAACGACACCGTCTCCGAGATCGAGCGCGAACAGCAGGTCAGACTGTACGAAAACGAGCGTGAGCTGGCTCGGTTCGACAGTATCGACGTCGCAATCGTCGAGAATCAAGGAATCAGACCCTACACGACACGGCTGGTCAACGAGCAGTTCGTCGACCCCGATCTGGTGTTTCTCACCAATGTCCGGGAGGACCACCTCGACACGCTAGGCCGTGATCGCACCCAGATCGCTCGGTCGCTCACCCGTGCAGTCCCTCAGGGGACATCAGTTGTCTGTGCCGAACAGTACAAACCGCTACGTGAGTACATCCAGACCGAACTCGAGCGTCGGGATGCACCAGTTACCTTCGTCGACCCGCCGTCGGGGACCGAGAGCGTGCCAGGCAGTGAGTGTGTGTATGGGCTCAACGACGTGCTCGCAGCAGTCGGTGAGCCGCCTGTTCCAACCCAAGAGATCCAGGACCGAATCGATACGCTTCGTCCGTCGTGGCAGCAGCTTCCTGGTGGTCGGGTGTACAATGCGGCGGCGGTCAACGACGTCCAGAGCACGGAACTCGTTCGACAGTCGCTCGTTGAGGATCGGGAGACAGTAATCGAACCAGTGTTGAACCTCCGGTGGGATCGCCGGGGGCGAACGGTGTCGTTCATCCGCTATCTCGACGACCTCTACGAGTCGGGGGCAGTCGAGCAGACCCACATCGTCGGCGACGATCAACAGCTGTTCGAGACGACCGCCTCCCTCCCGGTCGTTCGCCACGACACCGAGACTGAATCGCCGGCGGCAGTTCTAGATGACGCGGTAGCCTCGGGTCGGCCAGTGGTGCTGATGGGCAACACAGTCACGGCGTTCATGGAGGCGATGGCCAGGGA